The DNA segment CATAATACCATACATATCAGGGTCAGAAACATATTAGAGAAACATATTAGGGTCAAGTCTTGAGAAACATATTAGGAAACATATTAGGGTCAAGTCTTGAAATATCAGTTTTCACCTTTAACTTTTTAGTGCCAGTAAAAATGCCTTATACAGTCTCGTATTGCAGGACTTTTAACTGCTCAGGTTTTATTCTGGTACTGAGATTTAGTATTTCAACACCCACAACTTTCCCATCAGTACTAGGTCATACTAGGTCATAGGGTCTGGTCTTGTTTCTTGCATTCACGCCACTTTCTGATATTTTTCTTTTTGCGAAACAGCCTTTAATCTAATTTGATTCTTTGCGAGTATTTTATCCGCATCATTTTTGATTTTGCGAACATACTCTTTAGCATCTAAATCCTTTACATCATGGTAAACTTTTTCTTTCCATTCCCATACTTCAATTAAGGATTTATCATACTTCTTCATCCGACACCTCCATAGGGGTAATTAATTCCAATCTTTTAGAATATCCCTCTTTCATATTTATTCCATTTATCATTTCCATTTTCTTTAAATTTGCTAAGTGTTTTAAATTCCAACTAATCAGAGCATCCATTTCAAAAAAGGTAGCAACGGCTGCATGCATCGCATCCTCAATTTTGTTTGAAGGTAACACCCCTTCTGAGATATACTTCTGAGCAAGCCCTACTATTTGTTCATTGACTACCAGTCTGACAGGACTGAGGGTAGAGATTTTTTCTAAAAGCAATTGCTTTTTGTTTTCACCAGCTCTACCTATTTCTTCAATAACAACATCTGAAATAAATATATCGTATTCACCCTGTTTGATTTTGTCAAAAAATGTCAGGGTTATATTTTTCTTCTCTGGAGCGTCATCTGCAAAACAGAAGTTCCATACAGATGTTTCTAAATAAAGTTGAGGTTTTTTCATTTAATGTTACTACCTATAAATATTTTCTCAATTATTAAAGAAAGGGTTTAGATATTTAATTATTGTTTAAACTTGTTGTAATGTCAAGGTATTTTTGTATTCCAGATAGAAAGGAACTGTGCTATTGAAAGGAGTGAAACGACAAAGCAATCTCAGAATCTTAAAATTCAGAAGTTAAAACTTATATTTCAAGACCAGACCCCAATTCATCGCTATAAAGGATGACGGACAGTGTCGTTTATACTTTCTGATAGTCCGTCTAAGTCAGGAAAAAGTGATGCTCTTTTTATTCCTAATATTCTAAGTTCATTTCTTATTTTCAATCTGCTTGCAGCAGGAATAATAAATTTTATCAAATTATTGTTATAGGGAATGCTGGGGCTGGGATGAATAGTGAATAGCCCTGATTGTGCAGTAATTCTTTTAGTGACATGGGGAGGAGTAAATAAATACACTTTTGTTATTTCAAACGGACCTTGAGACATAGTAGGGGCATCAGCTGGGAGAAACATATTAGGGTCAAGTCTTGGAGAAACATATTAGGGTCACATCTTGAAATATCAGTTTTCACCTTTAACTTTTTAGTGCCAGTAAAAATGCCTTATACAGTCTCGTATTGCAGGACTTTTAACTGCT comes from the Nitrospirota bacterium genome and includes:
- a CDS encoding type II toxin-antitoxin system VapC family toxin, with the protein product MKKPQLYLETSVWNFCFADDAPEKKNITLTFFDKIKQGEYDIFISDVVIEEIGRAGENKKQLLLEKISTLSPVRLVVNEQIVGLAQKYISEGVLPSNKIEDAMHAAVATFFEMDALISWNLKHLANLKKMEMINGINMKEGYSKRLELITPMEVSDEEV